A genomic segment from Takifugu rubripes chromosome 20, fTakRub1.2, whole genome shotgun sequence encodes:
- the prrc2c gene encoding LOW QUALITY PROTEIN: protein PRRC2C (The sequence of the model RefSeq protein was modified relative to this genomic sequence to represent the inferred CDS: inserted 3 bases in 3 codons; deleted 13 bases in 8 codons; substituted 1 base at 1 genomic stop codon) — MSEKSGQSTKAKDGKTKYASLSLFNTYKGKSLETQKQQVNLVAARHGLQSLGKVAVSRRMPPPANLPSLKAENKGNDPNVSIVPKDGSGWASRSEAGEERQQETPPPQNKPVVPPTQELSIGGSRSWANSKQTQSDGARVSSQFHQEFPSLQAAGEVEKGDSQEEEPYGPGPSLRPQNVGSWREGGGRNLNTAPSPPEMDNRPQEESSAGLGNSTPPGEADEVGRTAASDGQRLKREGRDRVPTAGPSQAKLNGGQQPAGGVPTHFDPALCSTPTLKCPLLKVKEISDTLYHKMEQRFLVQHDHSSLPPSLGTRDPNRPSIVSATELKELHNLDNDADEGWAGFVYIFYWSSMEVDYTEKLNFSDDEENQASKDKREWDWMGKVERARSRTSDTQEGWKEASEDHAANKTSWADSGDPRAPSPASMGQYKSTSQQDPQGGSRPAGATSRGGKPQAAVPEEDSEAWRHKRKKPTEVSEAVERARRRREEEERRMEEQRLAACAEKLKRLNEKHRQAADPKSASATNIDAAVAHEELISSRSCAESCTFGPSFTIAGPNHASTPDGAGGQRRREGGPRTRLKPDQVCRGEDHLLHQPSPLVQRPGSKASEPQSEDSPAAEVGPLMENKADGTTVPIRDYFTMEDNREEPHLSLPHIDTATSEDVAVVSPPQLEGEAAAAMRPSLSSGYPKQFQKSLPPRFLRQQEQMKQQQWQQQQSGGSVSPSGTGGGVSANQQQQHRSMYQPMGPHHQHLASMGFDPRWLMMQSYMDPRMMSGRPPVDMSTNMHAGRMPPKQIVRREPGDNSSSSSDSFDHLTRPVREHGIPSDSRMVWGSDPYSQSEPLPSVTPPKGRDDNKDSRTDSGLDLDRGLQSMYPRTIVHWTLRKVISSRMPLNPYLHLIKPQRVHRDPLIGVPIGSAFDSEEPRLPSGEGCRVETLGQAILQRSVSQGSSHSLKLDESRFEMLPMGTKALELQDTGERVDDKQNELYPHAAGTNNRATPPVDGLHKQEKLPLPVPTKQKAELRWGGRSGAGRREGPGGERPVRRSGPXKKPVLRDMKEERESREKNVKSATNEGIDLKLRERRKYTQGEEGATGHQRTKESQPSSCVPTSSSQEEKTEKLPNNDKRAEPNFLLGKSPGEGQGPLTGRKTWTRTETGAGLTDSNFKGRGRGEYYXRGRSYRGTYSGRSRGSRGRSRAEYPYREPDHGSDLPSGGAAIRNREESETRSDARTSRVIPKRRRRRGSDTDSESEGGRESASDTGPSDREPSTKPSRPFRRELSGEVRSGLTSQALDLLTWEKRSALEWIMKTGPSQDSSLKESLLARKRGGLYSRRGGTRTVGALVPPQLDGRRQESLPLSGLQTHGNLQTRGSSRERPRRSRPARPPRQDKPPRFRRFKRTGGCSFGRRGRKRPQVPLSPTLQCLLPQFLVLPLALLQSLSPQLCLELQEHQLMCQKWDPQCLSQTKPLLSKPGWQRPAPLLSLQLTKSPDLSNQNSSDQANEEWETASESSDFNERRVXEREERKGVTEASTNASSVPGHLEGGATPKREGAPAAKRSFSSQRPAERQNRRGNSSTKPGRSYTSGKGERRGGAKAGRKGPPAQQNSEGMAPTAGGAAAHRSTKEQSARRRDDTKQAARSQKRMLFLQFDLNNYASVVIIDDHPEVTTTEDPQSSANDDGFTEVVSRKQQKRLQDEEKRKKEEQTTQNTSKKSSGEKGRGGGGKLPPRFAKKQSSSQQQQQQQQQQQAASAAQPPPGPTPQAQQQSSISAPQHAHHPPSQPAANPPASRSRRLPPRPWTLPQRAFPLHLPQAHSALGTELWENKVAGSAVLPDVKKLGPISPPQPPSVSAWNKPLTSFPATVSSEGLKPTESSVELAIDSIQFGAPSSAGSTDSDGVSAMLETASENKLPAPKEQRQKQPRAGPIKTQKLPEMEPVETKEYXPGPIGKERSLKNRKAKDSRGGESERLEGGGPGGAVSRPTDSSPPTTDATVPELGGDIEGMITVPSAEYSSNSKESVTDYTTPSSSLADSVPTGGNKMEESLVANVALTHSLPLPHRETIQQSSSLSTVSPATVDLTLKMESARKAWENSPSLEKNSPVTSSSSPITSCASSYSSFSSASMSQIPVASVTPSTSLSGTGTYTTSSLSTKTTTASDPPNICKVKPQQLQGGSLSSSSSSSSSSFSQLGCVPTLLPQQQQTPQVYVSQSAAVSMVRSGSAAQIPAFYMDTSHLFSTPHPRLAPPSLAQQQGFQPGLSQPTPVQQIPIPIYAPLQGQPQHQHQHQHQHQHQHQHQHQHQAQLGLGTGPPVSQPQDLFSSSLQNYRSQAFMQSSLSQPSMMLSGPSLHSYPGVQAPELGKPQSSLAYQQPPSTQHIPILFEPQLNQPSGMGGSQLIDTHLLQARQGMNQHSNLYSGQVQQHGQSSYYSNTQSPSSAMQQVTVPLPSSQLSLPNFGSGGAQPLLALPPTPPQGQPPNINRQPSVSQPYRGIMGPNHSMMQPPTSKMDMDLKLFGSGMDVKPGTPPVSARSTTPTSSPYRANSTSPSSQTSKMNSMLYQKQFQPNSAGMRMAQHFPGQFNPQILSQPNIVSPLVRPPHANSFAGGVQRSPMGPQMSPNVGGGLMPHPRPQHAQHSQHPPRGSAGPSLGPRGTQAALKAEQDLKAKQRAEVLQSTHKFFSEQQQQQQLKATQVNKVPRLDQGGKPSHDPSTPNHQMGGDRTESEKPPISTAKPIRTGPIKPQAIKPEEGK; from the exons ACAACAGGAGACGCCTCCACCCCAGAACAAACCAGTAGTGCCACCGACACAAGAGCTTTCAATTGGGGGAAGCCGCTCCTGGGCCAACAGCAAGCAAACACAATCTGATG GAGCTCGTGTGAGCAGCCAATTTCACCAGGAGTTTCCCAGCTTACAGGCGGCTGGTGAAGTAGAGAAAGGtgacagtcaggaggaggagccttATGGACCAGGCCCTAGCCTCAGACCTCAAA ATGTGGGAAGCTGGCGTGAAGGCGGTGGAAGGAATTTGAACACCGCGCCCAGCCCTCCTGAGATGGACAACAGGCCTCAGGAGGAAAGCAGTGCAGGTCTTGGGAACTCTACACCCCCGGGGGAGGCTGATGAGGTCGGGAGGACCGCTGCCTCTGATGGTCAGAGGTTGAAGAGGGAAGGCAGGGACAGGGTGCCCACCGCTGGCCCCTCTCAGGCTAAACTTAATGGtgggcagcagcctgcaggtggGGTGCCAACTCATTTTGACCCTGCTTT ATGTTCCACGCCTACCCTGAAATGTCCTTTGCTCAAGGTCAAGGAAATCTCAGATACTCTGTACCACAAGATGGAGCAAA GGTTCCTCGTTCAGCACGACCACAGCAGCCTCCCCCCCAGTCTTGGCACCAGGGACCCTAACAGACCCTCTATCGTGAGTGCAACTGAACTGAAGGAGTTGCACAACTTGGACAATGATGCAGATGAGGGCTGGGCAGgttttgtatatattttttattg GAGCTCAATGGAGGTGGACTACACTGAGAAACTAAACTTCAGTGACGATGAAGAGAACCAAGCTTCTAAAGATAAAAGAGAATG GGACTGGATGGGTAAAGTAGAGCGCGCTAGATCTCGGACATCAGACACTCAGGAGGGCTGGAAAGAAGCTTCTGAGGACCACGCAGCCAATAAAACTTCGTGGGCTGACAGTGGTGATCCCAGAGCACCATCACCTGCCAGTATGGGGCAGTACAAGTCAACCTCTCAACAAGATCCTCAG GGTGGTAGTCGCCCTGCTGGTGCAACTTCACGTGGGGGCAAACCACAGGCTGCAGTGCCCGAAGAGGACTCTGAGGCTTGGCGACACAAACGCAAGAAACCTACAGAGGTTTCTGAAGCTGTAGAGCGAGCAagacggaggagggaggaggaagagcgccgGATGGAAGAACAGCGGCTTGCAGCATGTGCTGAAAAACTTAAACGTCTCAATGAAAAACACCGCCAGGCAGCTGATCCCAAATCTGCTTCTGCTACCAACATCGATGCAGCCGTTGCTCATGAGGAA CTCATCAGTTCCCGCAGCTGCGCTGAGTCCTGCACCTTCGGTCCCAGTTTCACAATCGCAGGTCCAAATCATGCAAGCACCCCCGATGGAGCGGGTGGACAGAGACGCAGAGAGGGTGGACCGAGAACGAGATTAAAGCCAGATCAAGTGTGTAGAGGAGAGGATCACTTGCTTCATCAGCCGAGTCCCCTGGTCCAGAGACCAGGCAGTAAAGCTTCAGAGCCTCAGAGTGAAGACTCTCCAGCAGCTGAGGTAGGCCCTCTGATGGAGAACAAGGCTGACGGTACAACAGTGCCTATACGGGATTATTTCACCATGGAGGACAACAGag aagagcCCCACCTCTCTTTGCCTCATATAGACACGGCGACCAGTGAGGACGTCGCAGTGGTCTCACCACCACAGCTggaaggagaagctgcagctgcaatgCGTCCATCTCTCTCCTCGGGCTACCCCAAACAGTTTCAGAAGTCTTTGCCACCTCGTTTCCTCAGACAGCAG GAGCAAATGAAGCAGCAACagtggcagcaacagcagagtgGGGGCTCTGTGTCACCTTCAGGCACCGGTGGTGGCGTTTCAGCtaaccagcagcaacaacacCGGTCCATGTATCAACCTATGGGTCCCCATCACCAGCATCTTGCTTCAATGGGCTTTGACCCACGCTGGCTTATGATGCAGTCTTACATGGATCCACGCATGATGTCAGGACGCCCACCAGTGGACATGTCCACAAACATGCATGCTg GGAGGATGCCACCTAAGCAGATTGTGCGCAGAGAGCCTGGTGATAACTCAAGCTCAAGCTCCGACTCCTTTGACCACTTGACACGGCCAGTTCGTGAGCATGGTATACCCTCAGACTCCAGGATGGTATGGGGATCAGACCCATACTCGCAGTCGGAGCCGTTGCCTTCTGTAACCCCTCCAAAAGGAAGAGATGACAACAAGGATTCAAG GACGGACTCTGGCTTAGATTTGGACAGGGGTCTTCAATCTATGTATCCCAGGACCATAGTGCATTGGACTCTCAGAAAAGTAATTTCTTCCAGGATGCCACTGAATCCTTATCTACATTTAATCAAGCCCCAGAGGGTGCATCGAGACCCCTTGATAGGGGTTCCTATAGGATCTGCTTTTGATTCAGAGGAGCCCAGACTTCCCAGTGGTGAAGGGTGTAGAGTAGAAACTCTTGGTCAAGCTATCCTTCAGAGGAGCGTTTCACAGGGCTCCAGCCACTCTTTGAAGCTTGATGAGTCCAGATTTGAAATGCTTCCAATGGGTACAAAAGCTCTAGAATTACAGGATACCGGAGAGAGGGTTGATGACAAACAGAATGAGCTTTACCCTCATGCAGCAGGGACTAACAACAGAGCTACGCCACCTGTTGATGGGTTACACAAACAAGAGAAACTGCCCCTGCCAGTCCCAACCAAGCAGAAGGCTGAACTGCGTTGGGGTGGAAGATCAGGTGCTGGACGCAGAGAAGGACCAGGAGGAGAGAGGCCTGTCAGAAGGTCTGGAC ATAAGAAGCCCGTCTTAAGGGACatgaaggaagagagagagagcagagagaagaacGTGAAAAGTGCCACGAACGAGGGGATCG ACCTCAAGCTGAGGGAAAGAAGGAAGTATACTCAGGGTGAGGAAGGGGCGACCGGCCACCAGAGAACTAAAGAGTCCCAGCCATCATCTTGTGTCCCCACTTCATCCTCtcaggaagagaaaacagaaaaattgCCTAATAACGACAAACGTGCAGAACCAAACTTCCTTCTAGGAAAGAGTCCA ggagagggacagggaccGTTGACAGGGAGAAAGACATGGAcaaggacagagacaggagcgGGTCTAACTGACTCAAATTTCAAAGGACGTGGCCGTGGGGAGTATT TCAGAGGGCGGAGCTACAGGGGGACATACAGTGGCAGAAGCAGGGGGAGTCGAGGCCGAAGCCGTGCTGAATATCCGTACCGAGAACCCGATCACGGTTCTGATTTGCCCTCAGGAGGTGCTGCT ATTCGGAACAGAGAGGAAAGTGAGACGCGCAGCGAT GCTCGGACTTCGAGGGTCATTCCTAAGCGTAGAAGACGCCGCGGATCTGACACAGATTCCGAAAGTGAAGGTGGACGAGAATCTGCCAGTGATACTGGGCCCTCTGACCGTGAGCCTAGCACCAAACCAAGCCGTCCATTCAGACGGGAGCTATCTGGGGAGGTCCGCTCTGGGCTCACAAGCCAGGCTTTGGACCTCCTCACATGGGAGAAAAGGTCGGCTCTAGAATGGATAATGAAAACAGGCCCCAGCCAGGATTCCTCCCTAAAGGAGAGCCTTCTCGCGAGGAAGAGGGGGGGTTTGTACAGCAGGCGAGGTGGAACGAGGACCGTGGGGGCCCTCGTTCCGCCCCAATTAGACGGCCGCCGGCAAGAGAGTCTTCCTCTCAGTGGCCTCCAAACCCATGGAAACCTTCAGACCCGAGGA AGTAGCAGAGAGAGG CCTCGTCGATCCAGGCCAGCAAGACCCCCAAGGCAAGATAAACCACCTCGCTTCAGGCGCTTTAAAAGAACGGGAGGCTGCAGTTTTGGTCGGCGGGGAAGGAAACGGCCCCAGGTCCCCCTGTCCCCCACCCTCCAGTGCCTGCTTCCTCAGTTCCTAGTTCTACCTCTGGCTCTGCTCCAATCTCTGTCTCCCCAACTTTGTCTAGAGCTCCAGGAACACCAGTTAatgtgtcagaagtgggatccaCAATGCCTGTCCCAGACCAAGCCTCTCCTATCGAAGCCGGGTTGGCAGAGACCAGCACCCCTGCTGTCACTGCAGCTG ACAAAGTCCCCTGACTTGTCCAACCAGAACTCTTCAGATCAAGCCAATGAGGAATGGGAAACTGCCTCTGAAAGCAGCGACTTCAATGAAAGGAGAGTATGAGAGCGAGAAGAACGAAAAGGAGTGACTGAGGCTTCTACCAACGCGTCCTCTGTCCCG GGTCATCTTGAAGGTGGTGCTACTCCTAAGCGTGAGGGAGCTCCTGCAGCTAAGAGAAGTTTCTCGAGTCAGAGACCTGCTGAGAGACAGAATCGCCGAGGAAATAGCAGCACCAAGCCAGGCCGCAGTTATACCAGTGGTaagggagaaagaagaggaggggccAAAGCTGGACGCAAAGG CCCCCCTGCTCAGCAGAACTCTGAAGGGATGGCACCAacggcaggaggagcagcagcacatagGTCAACTAAAGAACAGTCTGCTCGACGCAGAGATGACACTAAACAGGCGGCCAGAAGCCAAAAGAGAATGCTCTTTCTTCAATTTGATCTTAACAACTATGCCA GTGTTGTGATT ATTGACGACCACCCTGAGGTCACCACGACAGAGGACCCACAGTCCAGCGCCAATGATGACGGCTTCACCGAAGTCGTCTCTCGTAAGCAACAGAAACGCCTACAAGATGAAGAGAAGCGGAAAAAGGAAGAGCAGACTACTCAG AACACAAGCAAAAAGAGCTCAGGAGAGAAGGGTAGAGGTGGTGGGGGGAAGCTGCCACCGAGGTTTGCAAAGAAGCAGTCCTcgtcgcagcagcagcagcagcagcagcagcagcagcaggcggccTCGGCggctcagcctcctcctggtCCCACGCCGCAGGCTCAGCAGCAGTCGTCCATTTCTGCTCCCCAGCATGCTCACCACCCTCCTTCCCAGCCTGCTGCAAATCCTCCGGCTTCTAGAAGCA GGCGGCTTCCCCCTCGACCGTGGACTTTACCACAAAGAGCCTTCCCCCTCCACCTACCACAGGCACACAGCGCTCTAGGTACAGAACTATGGGAGAACAAGGTAGCGGGATCTGCTGTGCTACCTGATGTCAAGAAGC TTGGTCCGATCAGTCCTCCACAGCCACCTTCTGTGAGTGCCTGGAACAAACCTCTTACCTCCTTTCCTGCCACGGTCTCCTCTGAG GGCTTAAAACCAACAGAAAGCAGCGTGGAACTGGCGATAGATAGTATTCAGTTTGGAGCGCCGTCGTCTGCAGGCAGCACCGACAGCGACGGAGTTTCAGCAATGTTAGAAACCGCTTCTGAAAACAAACTGCCTGCTCCCaaagaacagagacagaaacaacCTCGAGCCGGT ccaattaaaacacaaaag CTTCCAGAAATGGAACCAGTGGAGACCAAAGAGT AACCAGGTCCCATTGGTAAGGAGCGCTCTCTAAAGAACCGCAAGGCCAAAGACTCGCGTGGAGGGGAAAGTGAGAGACTGGAGGGAGGCGGTCCTGGGGGTGCTGTCAGTAGACCCACCGACTCCAGTCCTCCGACCACCGACGCCACTGTGCCTGAGTTGGGAGGAGATATTGAGGGCATGATCACAGTCCCCTCTGCAGAGTACAGCAGCAACTCCAAG GAGTCCGTCACTGATTACACAACCCCCTCGTCCTCATTGGCCGACAGCGTTCCTACAGGAGGGAACAAAATGGAAGAGAGTTTGGTGGCAAAT GTGGCTCTGACACATTCGTTGCCTCTCCCTCACCGAGAGACCATCCAGCAGAGCTCCAGCCTCAGCACCGTCTCTCCTGCGACAGTGGACCTGACACTAAAG ATGGAATCGGCTCGGAAGGCATGGGAGAACTCCCCAAGCCTTGAAAAGAATTCTCCGGTCACTTCATCGTCTTCCCCAATCACCTCCTGCGCGTCCTCCTACTCAAGCTTCTCCTCAGCCTCGATGTCTCAGATTCCCGTGGCTTCCGTCACCCCAAGCACTTCGCTGTCAG GTACTGGTACCTATACAACGTCATCCCTTAGCACCAAGACCACCACAGCCTCCGACCCACCCAACATTTGTAAGGTGAAGCCCCAGCAGTTGCAGGGTGgaagtctctcctccagcagtagcagcagtagtagcagctttTCTCAGCTGGGTTGTGTGCCGACTCTGCTGCCGcaacagcaacagactcctCAAGTTTACGTTTCTCAATCTGCAGCAG TGTCAATGGTGCGTTCAGGTTCTGCAGCTCAGATTCCAGCCTTCTACATGGACACGAGCCACCTCTTCAGTACCCCCCATCCCCGACTGGCTCCTCCCTCTTTGGCGCAGCAGCAAGGCTTCCAGCCTGGGCTCTCTCAG CCAACACCAGTGCAGCAGATTCCTATCCCCATCTACGCTCCACTGCAAGGTCAGCCGCAACACCAAcatcaacaccaacaccaacatcaacaccaacaccaacaccaacaccaacaccaggcTCAGCTAGGACTTGGCACTGGACCACCTGTGTCCCAGCCACAGGATCTGTTCAGCTCTTCTCTGCAGAATTATAG GTCTCAGGCGTTTATGCAGAGCAGCCTGTCCCAGCCCTCCATGATGCTGTCGGGACCATCCCTACACAGTTACCCCGGTGTCCAGGCGCCAGAGTTGGGCAAGCCCCAGTCCAGCTTGGCCTACCAGCAGCCGCCCTCCACCCAGCACATTCCCATTTTGTTTGAGCCGCAGCTCAACCAGCCCTCTGGCATGGGGGGCTCTCAGCTTATTGACACACACTTGCTGCAG GCGCGACAGGGAATGAACCAGCATTCAAATCTGTACTCCGGGCAGGTTCAACAACATGGCCAGAGCAGTTACTATAGCAACACACAGTCTCCCAGCTCTGCGATGCAGCAG GTAACGGTCCCTCTGCCCAGTTCCCAGCTGTCCCTTCCAAACTTTGGCTCCGGTGGAGCCCAGCCCCTCCTGGCACTCCCCCCAACGCCTCCCCAGGGGCAGCCACCCAACATCAACAGACAGCCCTCTGTTTCCCAGCCCTATAGAGGCATAATGGGCCCCAACCACAGCATGATGCAGCCTCCCACCAGCAAG ATGGACATGGACCTAAAACTCTTTGGCAGTGGAATGGATGTGAAACCTGGAACCCCTCCCGTCAGCGCCAGGAGCACGACGCCCACATCCAGCCCCTACAG ggcTAACTCCACCTCTCCTAGCAGCCAGACCAGTAAGATGAACAGTATGCTCTATCAGAAGCAGTTTCAGCCCAATTCTGCCGGCATGAGAATGGCCCAGCACTTCCCTGGCCAGTTTAACCCGCAG ATCCTGTCTCAGCCAAACatcgtctctcctctggtccgaCCTCCTCATGCTAACTCTTTTGCTGGAGGCGTGCAGCGCTCTCCCATGGGCCCTCAAATGTCACCAAATGTGGGTGGTGGTCTCATGCCTCATCCTAGGCCTCAGCACGCCCAGCACAGTCAGCACCCTCCCAGAGGATCTGCCGGCCCCTCCCTCGGACCCCGTGGCACACAGGCAGCCCTGAAAGCTGAACAGGACCTCAAG GCGAAACAGCGGGCTGAAGTGCTCCAATCCACTCACAAGTTCTtctcagaacagcagcagcagcagcaactgaaGGCGACGCAGGTCAACAAAGTGCCACGCCTTGATCAGGGAGGAAAGCCCTCGCACGACCCCTCCACCCCCAACCACCAGATGGGAGGCGATCGTACAGAATCTGAGAAACCCCCCATCTCCACGGCCAAGCCCATACGGACTGGTCCCATTAAACCACAGGCTATCAAACCAGAGGAGGGCAAGTAA